A segment of the Panicum hallii strain FIL2 chromosome 1, PHallii_v3.1, whole genome shotgun sequence genome:
TTGCCCGTCCTGTTGCGCTTGTTGCTGCAGCCCGCTATTGGCTCATTGTCCAGTGAAATCTGGGTGTCTCGAGTGGGAAAAAAAATGTTCCTTCTTTCACATGCTGTTGGTTTTGTGTTCTCGCAGTTGTTGGTTCACTTGGATTGTTCACTGTGCTGTTCTTGTGCAGCAATCTGTTATTCTCCAGTGATGCTGGGGGCTCTGATTTGGGACTCGGAAAAACCGTTTCTTTTGTTGGCGCGTGCATTGATGGTTGCTGTAAGCCTAACTGATGGATATTCCTTGCTTTTATGGAACAGGGCCTCGGTTGGGGATTTCGCCGGCGACCCCCGACATTGTCCGCAAGCCGGATCAGCAGTCCCGGACGACATGCGCGGATGGCTCGTGCTGCACTACTCTGTTCACCGGTGCAGCGTCGGCACCGGCTGCTGGCTCTGGGAAGGCGGAGAGCGACGGGTTGGCCTCGGCGCCGTCGCCCGTACAGGAGCAGTCTCAGTCCGCAGCGGAGGATTTGGGCGAAGTGGAATGTGCTCCGGTGAGCACGCAGGAATCCGGCACCTTGCCTCCACTGATGGGCGAGTCCTTCTGCAAGGTCGCACAGCAAGAGCAGCAGCAGGAAGAAGGTGTTGCCAGTGTCAGTGATGCTGGTGGTGCGGCTTCTGTCCCTACTCCGGAGAAAGTGGAGCCTACACCTAGGAGGCGGTGGAAGAAGTCGGCCAAGGGGGTTCTCCGGTTCAAGGTGGTGAAAGATAAAGTGATGAAGCCGAAGATGACCGCGAAGACGGCCACACCCCGGAAAGTGAAGAAGGATAAGCGGAAGCGAACACTGGAGGATAGTAGCCAACATGTTGGTGCTGGCAGCTCTAATAGCGCGAGACGCAAGTTGGATTTGGATTCGGATTCATCTCAAAGTAAAACCTGTTTTAGCAGAGCCAAGTTGGTGGATAATTTGAAGTGCCTTGCCAAGAGTCATGGTTTAAGTGTTCAACCAACTCGGCGCACGAGGAGCAAGAGAGGGAGGAAGTGGCAGCTGATGGTGCCTTACCAGGGGACTCTAACTGGTGCATCATCCTCTGCACTCGTTCCACTTTGGGGCTCAGGCCAACTTGATATCGCATGCCATGGAAATCATGGGAAGAAATTGTGGAATAAGGTGTTGGGCCTTACTGAGGAGACACTGCGGGTGTGTGATGTTCTGGCAAAGTGGGATGGGAGTGACAGTGAGAGTTTTGAAGGGTTTGATATTGGCAGCGGACCTTATTGGAATCAAACACGACACATGTTTGAAAAATTAGTGGATATATTCATTGCTGCAGTGCTTGATCTAATGGGTAATGATCCTGGCCCTTTTTATGCCTTCATGTGTGCACATGCAAGAAAGATGATCTTATTACACTTAATAAAAAAGGGATAATCACAAAAGAAATGCTTTCCAATCTGATCTGTCTAAAAAGGTTAGGAAATCTTGCAGTAGTACAGGTTACTCCATGAGCTCagtttttctcctttttgtcAAAAGTCACTGAAATGCTACTATCCCATCTTGTTTTTTCTTTTGGATTCAATAGGGAAGAAACTGAAAATGATTCCTTGAATGCTTTGTGGACTCGTAATGAATTTCAGAGTTAGTCAATCTCATATTTGGTGAAAAGAAATGAAACTTGATATTTGTTGACTTCAACAAGAAAGAAATTCTTTCAGTGAGACATTAGCTTAATTTGTTGAAATACTTCACTGAGATGCCACTGCTCTATTTCCCTTCCCTTCTTTTAGATTCTGCATTCCTTTTCGAATGCATTTTAGCTTCTGAACTGTGATCAAATTACTGAGAATGAGTGTGCGTACATTGTTTCCGTGCAAACATGCAAGCCTGTACTAAAAACATGTGCATTGGGAGGTCATATGGAGAAGTAAATATGTGCTGCCGGGGTGACAACAGTGATGCCACAGTGTCACAATATAGTCTTTCTTCCGCTGTATTTAGTTATGCGGGATCAAAACAAGCCATAGGATCTTCTGCCTCTATGGAACACAAGAGTATGAATTGAGTTCTAATCCCTTTAATTGCTTTTTATCAGGGCCCAGAAAATTCTCTCCATGGGGAGGATCCGTAATTGATTCTGTGGTTGGTACTTTCCTTACACAAAATGTTGCTGATAATTTATCAAGGTGAAAATAGCAGAGGATCCATAAATATGATTTTAGCCTATTTATATGTTTTCTTCTGGAACTAATTTTCTTTTTTCACTTTCCTACATTTTTCACACCTTATTCATGAAAAACAGCCACGCTTTTATGAACTTAGCAGCAAAGTTTCCTTCAAGGAAGAGATGCCATAAAGCTGAAGATTGTTCAAATACAGCTCCGTCAATAGATGATGTTGATGAAAACTTCAACCAAAATGAAGCATCTGATACTTTTGATTCAGTCGGCTCAGATTTTTATGAATACATTGAttctgaagaagaagatggccATGGTACAGAGATTAAAGGGCATTATGGTGAAGAATACAGTAGACTTATAGAGAGTTTCATTGCTAATCTCAAAGAGAAAGGCATTTCTACTTGGGACAGTGACCTTATGAACTTAGTGAAGGATAAGTCTGGAAATCCAATATGCACTGAAAGAACCTTAAGAAAGTTTATAGCTTCATTGCGACCGGTCCGATCATCTATCTGGAAAGAGTTACGGGAGGAAGCATATGGAAAAGGATACAGTGACAGAAGTCGAACTGGAACAAGTGATGCTGTAGATTGGGAATCGGTACTACACGCACCGATTGCTGAGGTCGCGAAATGCATTGAAGTTAGGGGACAGCATTACATTTTGGCATTGCGTATACAGGTATGTCATTGCAAGTCAAAACTTCCATCTACTTATGTCTAATATGTTTTTCCAATATTTTGTGTCTTGACTTTATTTATAAATATCTTACACCCAAGAAAGGAAGGCACCCATCTTTGAAAAAGTTACATACACAGCATTGGTTGTCCTATTCAAAACGTGTGTAGCCAAATTATATTTCTAAATTTATATGCAATATTTCTGTTGCAGGAATAAGTTTCTAAAAATTTTTCTGATATTTGTGTAGACTGAAAATCTCGAGATGAAAGATTTGTTTCATTTACATGTGTATTTGGAATGAGCTTTGTGTATCAAATGCCTGTTGTGTTACTAGAGATACTTCTAAGCCTCAGATAGATAAAGTTTagtcttttgttctgttctttCTGAAGAGAGCCACCATCCTACGCGGCTGTGTTGCAACAGATTTTAATTTTCTTATCAGCAAAAGCAATAATGACATTTCCTCTTTACAATTGAGGCAAAACGCTCTTATGTGCGTGCGCGTGTGCGCATCTATATTTTATGAGAAAGCAGTTGACTGTAATTCCTAATAGCGTACAGTCATTTATGTGCTAAAATTATTTATTTCAACAAAACATGCTTCATCCATTTTTCAGGGCTCTATGCCCACTGAAGCTGATATTGAAATcttaaaaaaagaaagaaaactcTAGCCTCTCTGATAAGCTGTTGAAGTGTTGGTAGAGCAATTTTATGCCTTCACTACAAAATTTGATGGGATCTATAATTGGCATACAGTTACAAAACATAACTGTTGGAACACAAATTAGAGATTTTTTGGTGCAACATGATTAATTGGAATTGAGGTAGTAGTACCTGTTCAATATTCTGTGAATCTAAATAAATTGACTGAGGTATCCTGTATCATCTACACTAGGCTCCTTATTCAATAGTCAAATGTATTCCTCCATTTCACAACCGGACTAAATGTGTGTGTTTTGACCATGGTGTGATTGAATATTAGCTTTCACTTAATAGGGTTTCTTATTCTTGGTGCTGTTGTCATACTTATCCTTTTTGTTCACTGGATGCAAGTGCTATGGGTATTATTTTTCCATTTCAGGTTTTCCTCATGCATGTAAAGAATGCTCAGGATGGAAGCTTTGACCTGGATTGGTTAAGATATATATCACGTGAAAAAGCCAAGTATGGTTTTGCTCATAGAACATACCCTGCGTATTGCTTCATTACTTTGTTCAATTCTTCGTTCTGACTGTTTTGGAAATGCAAGGAAATATCTATAAAACAAACATTCCTTTTTATTGCATTTGTGCTGTTGAAAAATTGAGCAGCTTTGTTACATATATCTTTTACCACCTAGAGTTTTATTAGGGGAACAGTAGCAGTGAACCTAGTACAACTTAGCAATTGGTTGTCTAAAACTGTGCAAGTACTACTGGAGGAATGTCATGGGCTCATGGCATTTAGCAGGGAACTGCTACCAGGTTATGTACTAagaaaatcaaacttgtccacAACTATATATAATCTACTTACATAATAAAATTCCATCTCAATAATTTActtatta
Coding sequences within it:
- the LOC112888374 gene encoding protein ROS1-like; the encoded protein is MHMAAVAEAEADLGPRLGISPATPDIVRKPDQQSRTTCADGSCCTTLFTGAASAPAAGSGKAESDGLASAPSPVQEQSQSAAEDLGEVECAPVSTQESGTLPPLMGESFCKVAQQEQQQEEGVASVSDAGGAASVPTPEKVEPTPRRRWKKSAKGVLRFKVVKDKVMKPKMTAKTATPRKVKKDKRKRTLEDSSQHVGAGSSNSARRKLDLDSDSSQSKTCFSRAKLVDNLKCLAKSHGLSVQPTRRTRSKRGRKWQLMVPYQGTLTGASSSALVPLWGSGQLDIACHGNHGKKLWNKVLGLTEETLRVCDVLAKWDGSDSESFEGFDIGSGPYWNQTRHMFEKLVDIFIAAVLDLMGPRKFSPWGGSVIDSVVGTFLTQNVADNLSSHAFMNLAAKFPSRKRCHKAEDCSNTAPSIDDVDENFNQNEASDTFDSVGSDFYEYIDSEEEDGHGTEIKGHYGEEYSRLIESFIANLKEKGISTWDSDLMNLVKDKSGNPICTERTLRKFIASLRPVRSSIWKELREEAYGKGYSDRSRTGTSDAVDWESVLHAPIAEVAKCIEVRGQHYILALRIQVFLMHVKNAQDGSFDLDWLRYISREKAKNFLLSIHGIGEKSADCIRLLSLRHKAFPVDVNVARIVTRLGWVKLQPLNGAEFHLINSYPIMRDVQRYLWPRLCTIDKEKLYELHCLMITFGKVMCTKINPNCSACPFSANCKYYSSSLARKSLPPPEKHEHEHREQQARMVASGRFLLSNDNCMPSSHHMYQHQIEISRTAETPSIIHNCEPIVEMPQSPEYEYEEAPNVQEDSYEDDQDLEDIIPGVQYDGEIDLCSSKHVLNNRSWTPNCGKDLVMINPNSSFGPNKKLKNIGRLRTEHNAYVLPDDHLILEEFEERVREDLCPYLLVVISCPDDYTVTGTVLIPCRTATRGKFPLNGTYFQANEVFADHSSSRHPITIPRECIGMLDRSIVYFGASIHSITRGQTRHGIEECFKKGYICVRGFHRRTRTPMRLCGTLHATNTVKKEALKKEAVKKEGEEKLAKRARTSPEGKTKEK